A window of the Candidatus Neomarinimicrobiota bacterium genome harbors these coding sequences:
- a CDS encoding sigma 54-interacting transcriptional regulator has translation MDSVLAFSSSNRPVIIYGETGTGKELWAHAIHLLSGRRLKPLITLNSSHLRDETMALSTLFGHTKGAFTGAEQNRPGAFRKANGGTLFLDEIEAMPRHAQEILLRAIETGEIQPLGSDTATKVDVRIISATNQEVPLLLQNGRLRKDFYYRIATHAINLPPLRERESKDILRLAQYNLEKLNTDHNTEKRFTNTVKECLVQHKWPGNIRELINCVESGFFASAFTQHIGLEHLPNQLGTPNGSTIRFSGNAGTAVGNLYVALAAGSEDFWDAVHAPYIKGDMSRLQVRSLIEFALEQDGDLRGVARTLHISDSRWRKFYLFLYRTIYQGELPRKNSRS, from the coding sequence ATGGATTCCGTCTTGGCTTTTTCCAGTTCGAATCGCCCGGTGATAATCTATGGTGAAACAGGGACAGGAAAAGAGCTCTGGGCTCATGCCATTCATCTTTTAAGTGGGCGCCGGCTCAAGCCATTGATAACGTTGAACAGTTCGCATCTCCGGGATGAAACTATGGCCTTAAGCACCTTATTCGGGCATACAAAGGGTGCATTCACCGGAGCAGAACAGAATCGTCCCGGGGCATTTCGGAAGGCAAATGGCGGGACACTGTTTTTAGATGAAATTGAGGCGATGCCTCGGCACGCACAGGAGATATTGCTACGCGCAATCGAAACGGGGGAGATTCAACCACTGGGCTCTGATACTGCCACGAAGGTCGACGTTCGAATAATAAGTGCCACAAATCAGGAAGTTCCACTCCTTCTGCAAAACGGCAGGTTGCGTAAGGACTTTTACTATCGGATTGCAACACATGCCATAAACCTTCCACCTCTGAGAGAACGGGAGTCAAAGGACATTTTGCGGCTGGCTCAGTACAACTTAGAAAAGCTCAACACTGATCATAATACAGAGAAGCGTTTTACTAACACCGTGAAAGAATGTCTGGTTCAACATAAATGGCCCGGAAATATTCGTGAATTAATCAATTGTGTGGAATCTGGATTTTTCGCAAGTGCCTTTACACAACATATTGGACTTGAGCACTTACCGAACCAGCTCGGAACGCCGAACGGAAGTACAATCCGATTTTCAGGAAATGCCGGTACAGCAGTCGGCAATCTATACGTAGCCCTTGCTGCCGGCAGTGAAGATTTCTGGGATGCAGTCCATGCACCCTACATAAAAGGTGATATGAGTCGACTTCAAGTCCGGTCGCTTATAGAGTTTGCATTGGAACAAGACGGAGATCTCAGAGGCGTCGCCAGAACCCTCCACATTTCTGATTCGAGGTGGAGGAAATTTTACCTTTTCCTGTACAGGACCATTTACCAGGGGGAGCTGCCCCGAAAAAATTCACGATCCTGA